The nucleotide sequence CACCTGCTAGTCAGTGCCTTGGAGAAGCCAAAGAACTCTGGAACAAAGTTCTCatctgtttattattttttttctctgcttctagGCCAGGTAAAGCGAAAGATACTAGTACTGGATCTGGATGAAACTCTTATTCATTCCCACCATGATGGGGTCCTGAGGCCTACAGTTCGACCAGGAACACCTCCTGACTTCATCCTCAAGGTCTGAGGGTGGATGGGATGGACGTATCTGCCACTACTCTGCCCTTTCCTTTCCGTGTCCCCATCACCTTTTATTCCTCTTCAACTTCTCCTGGGGTTTTCTGTTCCCTGTCCCTTGGGACTGGGGTAAGCCTGCTGGGGCAAAAGTCTCCCCAGGGAGGGGATGCTAGTAGGgcctccccccagcccctcctTGTCCCCCCCACAGGTCGTAATAGACAAACATCCTGTCCGTTTTTTTGTACATAAGAGGCCCCATGTGGACTTCTTCTTAGAAGTGGTAAGTCATGGGGAGTTCAAGGGGATTGGGGGGGctgttttagaaaagaaaaataattttcggGATCTAGGAGCTGTGTAGAATTGAGACTATGCAATGAGTGTGGGgatctggggaaggggaggatggaGGTTAGTTCTATGTAGGAGATTGGAGGAAAGGCAATATAGGAGTGATGGGAATTAGGGTGGTTTTATTGTGGTCTTATTCTTCAACTCTAGCTGTTGCCATGAGCTTCTGTTTATTTTTGAGCCTTTTGTCCTTACACTTTTAAATTTGGGAGCAGGATATTTTGATCCTTGAATGAAAGATGTAACCAGGGATTGTGGGTTTGGTACCCATTTCATAGGAATGATGTGAGCCTCTCAGTCTGTGGTAactctccatttccttccccttcaggTGAGCCAGTGGTATGAGCTAGTTGTATTTACAGCAAGCATGGAGATTTACGGTTCAGCTGTGGCTGACAAGTTGGACAATAGCCGGAGCATACTTAAGAGACGATACTATAGGCAGGTAAGGGGCCTTGTTCTCTATTAGGTTAAAGGGCTAGGGAGGTGGCTTCCCTCGATTTTTCCCTGCCACCATtctacacccccacccccacccccaattccctGCCATTCTCTTTTGCCTAAGAAGGTGAGAACAAGAAAAAATTTGGGGCAGGTTGGGATTTGAGGAACCAGCCCCAGAGGGGGTCTGTCTCTTCTTAGCTAATGCCCTTGTCTACACCATCTCCCAGCACTGCACTTTGGAGTTGGGCAGCTACATCAAGGACCTCTCTGTGGTCCACAGTGACCTTTCCAGCATTGTGATCCTGGATAACTCCCCAGGAGCCTATAGGAGCCATCCAGGTAGGGGGGGTTAAGGGAAACCTAGAAAGTGGCCAAGGGAGGTGTGGTGGGTGCTGTATTCAGTCCCTGACTGACTTGGAGGATGTGTAACCCCTATAAAATGGACAGACTCATCATTCCTTGCACTTTTACTTCAGATAGCTGTTGTAGGAGTAAATCAGAGAGTTGTGTAAAAGCACTTTGGGAGAGAGGCTTTTGTTTTTAACCTTGTACCAACAAGAGGCCCTAATTTATCGATATCATTTGCTTAATGTAATATTCTTACAAAGTTTCTGAGTCAAAATGTTCTAAATGCAATCAAGGAGGACACTTAAAAAGAATACTTTTGTAAACTAAATTCTTTTTCCCAAATTTATTTTGCAAAGCCGCATTTTTAAATGTAGCAATTTAATTTTAATAGATCGTAATTTCTTTCTATGGTCACATTAAACAGCTATAAAATATAGCTAATTTTTATATGTTGAATAAAGGATATTCAGGAAAGAATTAaattggaaagaccactggcctTGGAATATTAGCTCTTTGTTCAAATATTTAGTTGTCTAacgttgggtaagtcacttaaactatgaGCCTTTTTTCTCACCTGTGAATTTATTGTCACCTTTATGGTGATAATGCATtgcctcacagggtggttgtagGGCAAATGCTTGGTAGTTAATAGTTTATCTTTTCAAACTTCCTCAATCCTGTTTTCTTGATCCCTACTTCCAGATAATGCCATCCCAATCAAGTCTTGGTTTAGTGACCCCAGTGACACAGCACTCCTCAACCTCCTCCCTATGCTGGATGCTCTCAGGTGAGGCGGCCAGGGTTGAATAATTGGGTCTGGATACTGCAGAGGTGAAGTGGAATGaatgctagacttagagtcaggaagacctgggtttaaatctcacctctgacacttgtaGCTCTGTGATTATAGGCAAGGCCTTTAACCtgccatctgtgaaatggggataatatctgtCATACTTACATCACAGAACTGTTCTGCTATGATCAAATgactatatgtaaagcactttgtagacaTTAACAACACTGTATAAAATGTCTTTCATTAC is from Trichosurus vulpecula isolate mTriVul1 chromosome 7, mTriVul1.pri, whole genome shotgun sequence and encodes:
- the CTDNEP1 gene encoding CTD nuclear envelope phosphatase 1 isoform X1, giving the protein MMRTQCLLGLRTFVAFAAKLWSFCLYLLRRQVRTIIQYQTVRYDILPLSPVSRNRLGQVKRKILVLDLDETLIHSHHDGVLRPTVRPGTPPDFILKVVIDKHPVRFFVHKRPHVDFFLEVVSQWYELVVFTASMEIYGSAVADKLDNSRSILKRRYYRQHCTLELGSYIKDLSVVHSDLSSIVILDNSPGAYRSHPDNAIPIKSWFSDPSDTALLNLLPMLDALRFTADVRSVLSRNLHQHRLW
- the CTDNEP1 gene encoding CTD nuclear envelope phosphatase 1 isoform X2 produces the protein MMRTQCLLGLRTFVAFAAKLWSFCLYLLRRQVRTIIQYQTVRYDILPLSPVSRNRLGQVKRKILVLDLDETLIHSHHDGVLRPTVRPGTPPDFILKVSQWYELVVFTASMEIYGSAVADKLDNSRSILKRRYYRQHCTLELGSYIKDLSVVHSDLSSIVILDNSPGAYRSHPDNAIPIKSWFSDPSDTALLNLLPMLDALRFTADVRSVLSRNLHQHRLW